One Salmo trutta chromosome 12, fSalTru1.1, whole genome shotgun sequence genomic region harbors:
- the zar1l gene encoding protein ZAR1-like, whose amino-acid sequence MAPILHGNPKFKPHTWGKGSIYVPPEALDYLDVCKRAQLKAILSQVNPNLTPRLRKANTKEFGVQVNAQVDAMVQCSLGPKTLFYRERKFPVFSKSPVKCQQSPLATSSLDGKAFPSTPVNNVRFSRPLAIYSPVFDRRFFALPVKSQDDSACCEGGEVGGNGGRDEDDEADVIEQKTEDQVRPEIPREDVRKPLHQMPKGFNFQFLEQKYGFFHCSQCNVRWESAYVWCISGTSKVYFKQLCRKCQNGFNPYRVESIQCKVCSQTRCCCEQKERHIDMKRPHRQDLCGRCRGKRISCDTTYSYKYIV is encoded by the exons ATGGCTCCTATCCTCCACGGCAACCCGAAGTTCAAGCCTCACACCTGGGGGAAGGGGAGCATCTACGTGCCTCCCGAAGCGCTGGACTACCTTGACGTGTGTAAACGGGCCCAGCTGAAGGCCATCCTGTCTCAGGTGAATCCCAACCTTACCCCTCGTCTCCGGAAGGCAAACACCAAGGAGTTCGGGGTTCAGGTCAACGCCCAGGTCGACGCGATGGTCCAGTGCTCCCTCGGACCCAAGACGCTGTTCTACCGGGAGAGGAAATTTCCGGTATTTTCGAAGTCGCCTGTGAAGTGCCAGCAGAGTCCCTTGGCGACTTCTTCTCTGGACGGGAAAGCGTTTCCGAGCACTCCGGTAAACAACGTGCGCTTCTCGCGACCCCTCGCTATCTACTCTCCGGTGTTTGATCGCCGGTTCTTTGCGCTGCCGGTGAAGTCGCAGGATGACAGCGCGTgctgtgagggaggagaggtgggcgGCAACGGGGGTCGTGATGAGGATGACGAGGCCGACGTTATCGAGCAGAAAACGGAGGACCAGGTTCGACCGGAGATCCCACGTGAGGATGTCAGGAAACCCCTCCACCAGATGCCCAAAGGCTTCAACTTTCAG TTTCTGGAGCAGAAGTATGGCTTTTTTCACTGCAGCCAGTGTAACGTCCGGTGGGAGAGTGCCTATGTGTGGTGCATCTCAGGAACTAGTAAG GTGTACTTCAAGCAGCTCTGTCGTAAGTGCCAGAATGGATTCAACCCCTACAGAGTGGAGTCTATCCAGTGCAag GTGTGTTCCCAGACCCGGTGCTGCTGTGAGCAGAAGGAGAGGCACATTGACATGAAGAGGCCTCATAGACAGGACTTGTGTGGCCGCTGCCGGGGAAAGAGGATTTCCTGTGACACTACCTATAGCTACAAATACATTGTCTGA